Part of the Streptomyces sp. RFCAC02 genome is shown below.
GGGCGGCGAACGTGAGCGCGGCGCCGGCGGGGATCTCCCGGGGCGCGCCCACCCCGACGGCCTCGGCGACGCCGCGGCAGGTCTCGGCCAGGCGCTGCCAGCGGCCGGCGACGATGTAGCGGCGCAGGGTCCTGCCGTCCGTGGCGGCGCGCACGAGGGCGGCGGCCACGTCGCGGGCGTCCACGATGTGGTTGCCGGCCCTGGGGACCGCCCGCAGGCGGCCCTCGGCGACGGACAGGAACAGGCGTCCCGCCGATGTCGGCCCGGCGTCGCCCGGACCCCACATCCAGCCGGGCAGGACGAGCGGCACCCGCAGGTCCTCGCGGGCGCAGAACTCGGCGATGGCCCGCTCGGCGCGCACCTTGCTGGCGCGGTAGGCGTTGCGTTCCCAGTCGGGCGGCGGGGGCGCGGACTCGTCGGCGGGCGCGTCGGGGGTGCCGGGTGCCAGGGTGTTGATGGAGCTGGTCTGCACGACGACCGGGACGCCGGCGTCCACGGCGGCGCGCAGGAGGTCCGTGACGGCGTCCACGTTCGTGCGGAACAGCAGCGGCAGGTCGGCGCCGGGCTGGTAGTACTCGCGGAAGTAGGCGGCGGTGTGGATCACGGCGTCGGCGCCGGTGAGGGCGGAACGGTAGCTCGCCGGGTCGGTGATGTCGCCCCTCACGGTGGTGAGGAGGTCGTCCGCGGGCAGCAGGCGGCGTGCCTTGTCCGGGTCGCGGACGAGGGCGGTGACCTCGGTGCCGTCCGCGAGGAGCCGGGCGGTCACGGCGGTGCCGAGCAGGCCGGTGGCGCCGGTGACGACCACCCGGCGCAGGGCGGGGGTGCTCACGGGGTTTCCTCCAGTACGGGTTCGCGGGGCGGGCCGGC
Proteins encoded:
- a CDS encoding NAD-dependent epimerase/dehydratase family protein, yielding MSTPALRRVVVTGATGLLGTAVTARLLADGTEVTALVRDPDKARRLLPADDLLTTVRGDITDPASYRSALTGADAVIHTAAYFREYYQPGADLPLLFRTNVDAVTDLLRAAVDAGVPVVVQTSSINTLAPGTPDAPADESAPPPPDWERNAYRASKVRAERAIAEFCAREDLRVPLVLPGWMWGPGDAGPTSAGRLFLSVAEGRLRAVPRAGNHIVDARDVAAALVRAATDGRTLRRYIVAGRWQRLAETCRGVAEAVGVGAPREIPAGAALTFAALLETSARLRRREPVATREGVRVLLDGNRTRISSDRARDELGVTFRPPAETFADEAAWYRSAGLLAPARSAA